From a single Candidatus Tumulicola sp. genomic region:
- a CDS encoding glycine--tRNA ligase yields the protein MARPKPTMDEITALAKRRGFIFQSSEIYGGVNGMWDYGPVGTELKRNLREAWWRDMVTLRDDVVGIETSVIMHPEVWRASGHVDNFTDMMVDCKTCKKRWRADHLTSDQCPACGNKTLTAPRAFNLMFKTSIGAMEDASSEAYLRPETAQGMFVDFKLAYQAARKRPPFGIAQIGKAFRNEITPGNFIFRSREFELMEMEFFVPPQPEDEGMKWYRYWVERRYQWWLSLGVQAERLRKHEYSGADLAHYSRATTDIEYDYPFGWGELEGIAHRGTFDLDQHVKASGKDLSFFDEESKTKFLPAVVEPALGSDRALLVFLIDAYEKEEDRTVLRLHPSLAPYKVAVFPLVRNKPDIVELAARIERDLRPHMRTIFDDSGNVGKRYYRQDEIGTPLCVTVDYESLEKQDVTVRDRDSKAQVRVAIDKLPGYLQGRILTIP from the coding sequence GTGGCGCGACCAAAACCGACCATGGACGAGATCACGGCGCTTGCAAAGCGCCGCGGTTTTATCTTTCAATCGAGCGAGATCTACGGCGGCGTGAACGGCATGTGGGACTACGGCCCGGTTGGCACGGAGCTCAAGCGCAACCTGCGCGAAGCGTGGTGGCGCGACATGGTGACGCTGCGCGACGACGTGGTCGGCATCGAGACATCGGTCATCATGCATCCGGAGGTCTGGCGGGCATCCGGACACGTGGACAATTTCACCGACATGATGGTGGACTGCAAGACCTGCAAGAAGCGCTGGCGCGCCGACCACCTCACAAGCGACCAGTGCCCTGCCTGCGGCAACAAGACGCTGACCGCGCCGCGCGCGTTCAACCTGATGTTCAAGACCTCCATCGGCGCGATGGAAGACGCCTCGTCCGAGGCGTACCTGCGCCCCGAGACCGCGCAGGGCATGTTCGTCGACTTCAAGCTCGCCTATCAAGCGGCGCGCAAGAGGCCGCCCTTCGGCATCGCGCAGATCGGCAAGGCTTTTCGCAACGAGATCACGCCGGGCAACTTCATCTTCCGCTCGCGCGAATTCGAACTGATGGAGATGGAGTTCTTCGTGCCGCCGCAGCCCGAAGACGAAGGCATGAAGTGGTACCGCTACTGGGTGGAGCGACGCTACCAATGGTGGCTGTCGCTCGGCGTGCAAGCCGAGCGCTTGCGCAAACACGAATATTCGGGCGCCGACCTCGCGCATTACAGCCGCGCGACGACCGACATCGAGTACGACTACCCGTTCGGTTGGGGCGAACTGGAGGGCATTGCGCACCGCGGCACGTTCGACTTGGACCAGCACGTCAAAGCGAGCGGCAAAGACCTTTCGTTCTTCGACGAAGAGAGCAAGACGAAATTCCTGCCCGCCGTGGTAGAGCCGGCGCTCGGATCCGATCGCGCCTTGCTCGTGTTCTTGATCGATGCGTATGAAAAGGAAGAAGACCGCACGGTGCTGCGCTTGCACCCAAGCCTCGCACCCTACAAGGTCGCGGTGTTCCCGCTCGTGCGCAACAAGCCGGACATCGTCGAGCTGGCCGCGCGCATCGAACGCGACCTGCGGCCGCACATGCGCACCATCTTCGATGACTCGGGCAACGTCGGCAAGCGCTACTATCGCCAGGATGAGATCGGCACACCGCTGTGCGTGACGGTTGACTACGAAAGCCTCGAGAAGCAGGACGTCACCGTGCGGGACCGCGACTCCAAAGCGCAGGTACGGGTGGCTATCGACAAGCTGCCGGGGTATCTCCAGGGGAGAATATTGACGATACCTTAG